The following are encoded together in the Phoenix dactylifera cultivar Barhee BC4 unplaced genomic scaffold, palm_55x_up_171113_PBpolish2nd_filt_p 002313F, whole genome shotgun sequence genome:
- the LOC120109517 gene encoding putative inactive receptor-like protein kinase At1g64210, with protein MSISGAVHRKADAVAWESPTENSINPCHERQMKFPYSMAISWQQRSCGLTLLWPVCILALTLGTGAYRSSTSSESKSLIQFIQAADPENILDLNWNGHIPDHCSGMWMGIKCDVLSLHVTEIRLENMNISGRIDADSLCKLPSLQFLSLAINHITGDIPESMSNCLGLTYLNLSSNMLNGKVPASMESLKNLRSFDISNNNLTGYIPHFKQEIELVYHNTMISGMSVNETDPAIKASDDKIRDNVNQPKAPTLAWSITILTLVLLITFFSLFIFFTDKKNPKVAEVKESKKCVHESSARNYTTGTEDDIEKGGKVQDLVFFGERQEKFTMDDLLTSAADLQGRNIYSSLYKIRLKNSSIFVVKRLKNLHVSGDDFKQKVMRIGNLKHPNLLPLVACHSSDHDKLLIYRYQNSGSLSSLFSSKTL; from the coding sequence ATGTCAATATCTGGTGCAGTACACAGAAAAGCAGATGCAGTTGCATGGGAATCTCCTACCGAAAACTCTATAAATCCTTGTCATGAAAGGCAGATGAAATTCCCATATTCCATGGCAATTTCGTGGCAACAAAGGAGTTGTGGTCTAACCCTTTTATGGCCAGTTTGCATCTTGGCCCTCACTCTGGGCACAGGAGCCTACAGATCTAGTACCTCATCAGAAAGTAAGTCTTTAATCCAATTTATACAAGCAGCCGATCCCGAAAATATTCTCGATCTAAATTGGAATGGGCATATACCTGATCACTGCTCTGGTATGTGGATGGGTATAAAATGTGATGTACTCTCGCTCCATGTAACAGAGATCAGGCTCGAGAATATGAATATCAGTGGGAGAATTGATGCAGATTCTCTCTGCAAGCTTCCATCCCTACAATTTCTTAGCTTGGCAATCAACCATATCACTGGTGATATTCCAGAGTCAATGTCAAACTGTCTTGGTCTTACTTATTTGAATCTAAGCAGTAATATGCTGAATGGAAAAGTACCTGCATCTATGGAAAGCTTGAAGAACCTCAGAAGCTTTGACATCTCAAACAATAATTTAACAGGatacattcctcatttcaaacaGGAAATTGAGCTTGTTTACCACAATACCATGATATCAGGCATGTCTGTTAATGAAACTGACCCTGCGATAAAGGCCTCTGATGATAAAATCCGTGACAATGTAAATCAGCCAAAGGCGCCTACACTAGCATGGTCCATCACAATTCTCACTTTAGTTCTCTTGATCACCTTCTTTTCACTGTTCATATTTTTCACTGACAAGAAAAATCCTAAAGTTGCTGAAGTGAAGGAGAGCAAGAAATGCGTTCACGAGTCTTCTGCAAGAAATTATACCACTGGGACTGAAGATGATATAGAGAAAGGAGGGAAAGTTCAAGACCTTGTATTCTTTGGTGAAAGACAGGAAAAATTCACCATGGACGATCTCCTCACGTCAGCAGCTGATCTCCAGGGCCGGAACATCTATAGCAGTCTCTACAAGATTAGGCTAAAAAACAGTTCCATTTTTGTTGTCAAGAGGTTGAAGAATTTGCATGTCTCAGGAGATGATTTCAAACAAAAAGTCATGCGGATAGGGAACTTGAAGCACCCTAATCTCCTGCCACTTGTGGCTTGCCATTCCTCAGACCATGACAAGCTTTTAATTTACCGATATCAAAACAGTGGAAGTCTCTCATCCCTTTTCTCAAGTAAGACTTTGTAA